One Keratinibaculum paraultunense genomic window carries:
- a CDS encoding Fic family protein → MFGKLDNLLKKLSEYRPLTEGETKRLRDEFLIDFTYNSNAIEGNTLTLQETALVLQEGITIDKKPLKEHLEVIGHKEAFFYIEEIVKEKIPLSENIIKDIHSIVLMDKPQDRGKYRRIPVTILGAVHEPPQPYLVPVLMERLVDEYNKSMKDKHIIEKVALFHLQFETIHPFIDGNGRTGRLIMNFELMKEGYPPINIKFKDRKRYYNCFTDFQLNNSNPQMLIEMIEEYIQEELERYISVLEMANNFNND, encoded by the coding sequence ATGTTTGGAAAACTCGATAATTTACTAAAAAAACTTAGTGAATATCGGCCTCTTACAGAAGGAGAAACTAAAAGACTTAGAGATGAATTTTTAATAGACTTTACTTATAATTCAAATGCAATAGAAGGTAATACCCTTACACTACAAGAAACAGCACTTGTTTTACAGGAAGGAATTACTATAGATAAAAAACCATTGAAAGAGCATTTAGAAGTAATTGGACATAAGGAAGCATTTTTTTATATAGAAGAGATAGTAAAAGAAAAAATACCCTTATCAGAGAATATTATAAAGGATATTCATAGCATAGTTTTAATGGATAAGCCCCAAGATAGGGGGAAATATAGACGTATACCAGTTACTATTTTAGGGGCAGTACATGAACCACCTCAACCATATTTGGTGCCAGTATTAATGGAACGGTTAGTTGATGAATATAATAAAAGCATGAAGGATAAACATATAATTGAAAAAGTTGCATTATTTCATTTGCAATTTGAAACTATACATCCATTTATAGATGGAAATGGTAGAACTGGACGTTTAATTATGAATTTTGAACTTATGAAAGAAGGATACCCTCCTATTAATATCAAATTTAAGGATAGAAAAAGATATTATAATTGTTTTACAGATTTTCAATTAAATAATTCTAATCCTCAGATGTTAATAGAAATGATTGAAGAATATATACAAGAAGAGTTGGAAAGGTATATTTCAGTCTTAGAAATGGCAAATAATTTTAATAATGACTAG
- a CDS encoding type II toxin-antitoxin system Phd/YefM family antitoxin, with amino-acid sequence MKININNLVSISEANQNFSKVARLVDENGAAIILKNNVPRYVLIEYSQLENEETIGDEEVDEVAKRVLSKHMKAFEELAK; translated from the coding sequence ATGAAAATTAATATAAATAATTTAGTATCTATTTCAGAAGCTAATCAAAATTTTTCTAAAGTAGCTAGATTAGTAGATGAAAATGGAGCTGCAATAATTTTGAAAAACAATGTACCTCGTTATGTATTAATAGAATATAGCCAATTGGAGAATGAAGAAACAATAGGTGATGAAGAAGTAGATGAAGTAGCTAAAAGAGTATTATCTAAACATATGAAGGCGTTTGAGGAATTAGCTAAATGA
- a CDS encoding type II toxin-antitoxin system PemK/MazF family toxin, with protein sequence MYKQGDILLIPIPFTDLTSSKKRPVLVLSNDDYNSKTEDIIVAAITSNITSKDYSIFITNSDLLEGNLKVDSCIRVDKIYTLAQNIVIKKFGEVNENVLNEVKSKINELIK encoded by the coding sequence ATGTATAAGCAAGGAGATATATTACTAATTCCAATACCATTTACAGATTTGACATCCAGTAAAAAGAGACCTGTTCTTGTACTATCAAATGATGATTATAATTCTAAAACAGAGGATATAATAGTGGCTGCTATTACTTCGAATATTACATCAAAGGACTATAGCATATTTATTACTAATAGTGATTTGTTGGAAGGAAATTTAAAAGTGGATTCATGTATAAGAGTGGATAAAATTTATACTTTAGCCCAAAATATTGTTATTAAGAAATTTGGCGAAGTTAATGAAAATGTTTTGAATGAGGTAAAGAGTAAAATTAATGAACTAATAAAATAA
- a CDS encoding IS3 family transposase (programmed frameshift), with protein sequence MKGKGKRYPEEFKRQIVKEVEETGNASLVARRHDLVPGTVTRWVRESKKQNGLIPSSNYSNNINAKSLEEENEQLKKLLGEKDLEIAILRDLLKKTNPPIEDKVNIAKKWIDLGYTAVTVLKIVGLSRSTYYYNIKKRAKSEDVNEDIITNKGGRPIPGYSFDKDGDRICDEQIKEYILEIIETEGLYYGYYKITVLLRRKFNLIINKKKVYRLCKELEILRPQRKIKAKHPRKIAKNREITWPNSLWETDVKYGYIHGEDRFFYITSFLDVYDRNVVEYHIGLSCKTENIIIALKRALMKRGLYNKETNLVIRSDNGPQFISNKFQDTCKELKLEHERIPFKTPNKNAHIEAFHRLLEDECLSRSEFNSYAEAYEAVSEYIKFYNKTRIHSSLGYISPTEFYYKTLEGTAKSLVVKL encoded by the exons TTGAAAGGGAAAGGTAAAAGGTATCCAGAAGAATTTAAGCGTCAAATTGTTAAGGAAGTAGAAGAAACAGGCAATGCTTCTTTAGTTGCAAGAAGACACGATTTAGTTCCTGGCACTGTTACTCGCTGGGTTAGGGAGTCAAAGAAGCAAAATGGATTAATTCCAAGTTCTAATTATTCCAATAATATTAATGCTAAATCTTTAGAAGAAGAAAATGAACAATTGAAAAAATTACTAGGTGAAAAAGATTTAGAAATAGCCATCCTTAGAGACCTTTTAAAAAAAACGAACCCAC CAATAGAAGATAAAGTTAACATTGCAAAGAAGTGGATTGATCTAGGATATACCGCAGTTACTGTCCTTAAAATTGTAGGCTTAAGTAGGTCTACCTATTATTACAACATTAAAAAAAGAGCTAAATCTGAAGATGTAAATGAAGATATTATAACGAATAAAGGTGGTAGACCAATTCCTGGTTATTCTTTTGATAAAGATGGCGACCGCATTTGTGATGAACAAATAAAAGAATATATATTAGAAATCATAGAAACAGAGGGATTGTACTATGGTTATTACAAAATAACTGTGTTATTAAGGAGAAAATTTAATTTAATCATAAATAAGAAAAAAGTATATAGATTATGTAAAGAACTTGAAATCTTAAGGCCTCAAAGAAAAATTAAAGCTAAGCATCCTAGAAAAATAGCTAAAAATAGAGAAATAACATGGCCAAACTCCCTGTGGGAAACAGATGTTAAATACGGTTATATACATGGTGAAGATAGATTCTTCTATATAACTTCCTTTTTAGATGTATATGATAGAAATGTAGTAGAGTACCACATAGGCTTATCTTGTAAAACCGAGAACATAATTATAGCCCTTAAAAGAGCATTGATGAAGCGAGGGCTTTATAATAAAGAAACTAACTTAGTTATAAGGTCAGATAATGGTCCACAATTTATCAGCAATAAATTTCAAGATACTTGCAAGGAACTAAAACTAGAACACGAAAGAATACCATTTAAGACTCCAAATAAAAATGCCCATATTGAGGCTTTTCATAGACTATTAGAAGATGAATGTTTGTCAAGGTCCGAATTTAATAGTTACGCTGAGGCTTATGAAGCAGTATCTGAATATATTAAATTCTACAATAAAACTAGAATCCATAGCTCACTAGGATATATTTCACCAACAGAATTTTATTATAAAACCTTAGAAGGTACAGCAAAATCACTAGTAGTAAAACTTTGA
- a CDS encoding type II toxin-antitoxin system PemK/MazF family toxin gives MYKQGDILLIPIPFTDLTSTKKRPVLVLSNDNYNYKTDDIIAD, from the coding sequence ATGTATAAGCAGGGAGATATACTGCTAATACCAATACCTTTTACAGATTTAACATCTACTAAAAAAAGGCCTGTCCTTGTATTATCAAATGATAATTATAATTATAAAACAGATGATATAATAGCGGATTGA
- a CDS encoding DUF2281 domain-containing protein, producing MDTAKQILLKLIDEIPENQIHEIIDFIGYLKIKNERDMFKELEEASKSSMDFWDNDIDDEVWNNV from the coding sequence ATGGACACTGCTAAACAAATATTATTAAAACTTATAGACGAAATTCCAGAAAATCAAATACATGAAATAATAGATTTTATAGGATATTTAAAAATAAAAAATGAGAGAGATATGTTTAAAGAGTTAGAAGAGGCAAGTAAAAGTAGTATGGACTTTTGGGATAATGACATAGATGACGAGGTATGGAATAATGTATAA
- a CDS encoding VanZ family protein, which produces MDYLINFIILVLIYFLFFYKKWNKKPKKTLIINTLMYTYIVMVLFVTLMPLPIPFLNGTNNLFLETVNLIPFRDLRLNYYGAVREIFLNIIMMIPFGFLYPIIRKVGILKTVTVVFLFSLTIESTQLLSAFWGGLASRSFDVTDLITNTFGGLVGYLFFSTLKPIIFKILNEQ; this is translated from the coding sequence ATGGATTATTTAATAAATTTCATTATATTAGTACTGATATACTTTTTGTTTTTTTATAAAAAGTGGAATAAAAAGCCTAAAAAAACATTAATAATTAATACACTTATGTACACTTATATTGTAATGGTTCTATTTGTAACACTTATGCCATTGCCTATACCATTTTTAAATGGAACAAATAATTTATTTCTAGAAACTGTAAATCTTATTCCATTTAGGGATTTAAGGTTAAATTACTATGGTGCTGTTAGAGAAATATTTTTAAATATTATCATGATGATACCTTTCGGATTTTTATATCCAATTATAAGGAAAGTGGGTATTCTAAAAACAGTTACTGTGGTTTTTCTTTTTAGTTTAACGATTGAGAGTACTCAGTTATTAAGTGCATTTTGGGGAGGCTTAGCATCAAGGTCATTCGATGTTACTGATTTGATAACTAATACATTTGGAGGTTTAGTAGGATATTTATTTTTTAGTACTTTAAAGCCAATTATTTTTAAGATATTAAATGAACAGTAA
- a CDS encoding copper amine oxidase N-terminal domain-containing protein produces MSVKSIGKYLSLVLILVVLLSIPVNAQGHKVNVILDGAGVDMETILESDRIFVPVEALGEKLDFKVEYVDNQIYIIKNNANILLTINSNMAMVNDEELELDVKPLLIDNNIFVPLRFVAESMGKDVTWDGSNYNVLIGEFNQEANIEDTFIYFNEEYGYTLSFPNSWKDEAIIETKDGTLYVYDKKTAERFIEDGYESYGPVFEVRLSDYSLTAGLTCSDAYVLDYSDGKYIEALFGSDFQFYPETVDSYKKIYDEGLKVLGSFRKINADYEFVEDDKDNYEREIEVLYDILENYVPENIFKRDEIFTYRKPIPNSSFLYMRNMENEDEVSIKIESEFDEKANLIRYHLKNYHHELEESELTQDNALKLANEFVNRYVDKYIELNRIPDLYPSLYEEGKHETYGDKDCRYVVVVDLVHGFVEYYGLLDD; encoded by the coding sequence ATGAGCGTGAAAAGTATAGGAAAGTACTTGAGTCTTGTATTGATATTAGTTGTTTTGTTAAGCATTCCAGTAAATGCACAAGGTCACAAGGTCAATGTTATATTAGATGGAGCTGGTGTAGATATGGAAACTATCTTAGAAAGTGATAGAATCTTCGTACCCGTTGAGGCTCTGGGCGAGAAGTTGGATTTTAAAGTAGAGTATGTTGACAATCAGATTTATATAATAAAAAATAATGCTAATATATTATTAACTATAAACTCTAATATGGCTATGGTGAATGATGAAGAGTTAGAATTGGATGTTAAGCCATTGCTAATAGATAATAATATCTTTGTTCCACTTAGATTTGTAGCAGAAAGTATGGGAAAGGATGTTACTTGGGATGGAAGTAATTATAATGTATTGATTGGAGAATTCAATCAAGAAGCAAATATTGAAGATACATTTATTTATTTCAATGAAGAATATGGATACACTCTAAGCTTTCCAAATTCATGGAAGGATGAAGCTATTATCGAGACAAAAGATGGGACTCTATATGTCTACGATAAGAAGACAGCAGAGAGATTTATCGAAGATGGATACGAAAGTTATGGACCAGTATTTGAAGTAAGACTTAGTGACTATTCATTAACTGCTGGGCTAACTTGTTCAGATGCTTATGTGCTTGACTATAGTGACGGAAAATATATTGAAGCATTATTTGGAAGCGATTTTCAATTCTATCCTGAAACGGTAGATTCATATAAGAAGATATATGATGAAGGGCTAAAGGTATTGGGTTCTTTTAGAAAGATTAATGCTGATTATGAATTTGTAGAGGATGATAAGGATAACTACGAAAGAGAAATAGAAGTACTATATGATATCTTAGAAAATTATGTACCAGAGAATATCTTTAAAAGAGACGAAATCTTTACTTACAGGAAACCAATACCAAATAGTAGCTTTTTATATATGAGGAATATGGAAAACGAAGATGAAGTGTCAATAAAAATCGAGTCAGAGTTTGATGAGAAGGCTAATCTAATAAGATATCATTTAAAGAATTACCATCATGAATTAGAAGAGAGTGAACTAACACAAGATAATGCCCTAAAATTAGCAAATGAATTTGTTAATAGGTATGTTGACAAATATATTGAATTAAATAGGATACCAGATTTATATCCAAGTCTATATGAAGAGGGTAAGCATGAGACGTATGGGGATAAGGATTGTAGATATGTTGTAGTAGTAGATTTAGTACATGGTTTTGTAGAGTACTATGGATTATTAGATGATTAA
- a CDS encoding type II toxin-antitoxin system VapC family toxin: protein MGINNNLSIIDVDYKIADIASRIRANYNIKTPDAIILATGISMNVDCFITNDIKLKNVCSQENIEAIIIEDIED from the coding sequence GTGGGAATAAACAATAATCTATCAATTATTGATGTGGATTATAAAATTGCAGATATAGCATCAAGGATTAGAGCTAATTATAATATTAAAACTCCAGATGCGATAATTTTAGCTACAGGTATATCCATGAATGTTGATTGCTTTATTACAAATGATATTAAATTAAAAAATGTATGTAGTCAAGAGAATATAGAAGCAATAATTATAGAAGATATAGAGGATTAA
- the hepT gene encoding type VII toxin-antitoxin system HepT family RNase toxin, with amino-acid sequence MVDVEVIKQRLNQLSTSINKIERFKEISLEEFLKDDIIQDVVEYNLFIAINMMIDIATHIVVDNNMGSPETLGEAFNILNKEKYLNDEETKVYRNMVGLRNILSHEYINIDKKIIYSILKNNLIDIKKFVIFVNDNFI; translated from the coding sequence ATGGTTGATGTAGAAGTAATTAAACAGAGATTAAATCAATTATCAACTTCTATAAATAAAATAGAAAGGTTTAAGGAAATATCCCTGGAAGAGTTTTTAAAGGATGATATTATACAAGATGTGGTAGAATATAATTTGTTTATAGCAATAAACATGATGATTGATATAGCAACTCACATTGTTGTAGATAATAATATGGGCAGTCCAGAAACATTAGGTGAAGCATTTAACATCTTAAATAAGGAGAAATATTTAAACGATGAGGAAACGAAAGTTTATAGGAATATGGTAGGTCTTAGAAATATATTGTCTCACGAATATATAAACATAGATAAAAAAATAATATATAGCATTTTAAAAAATAATTTAATTGATATAAAGAAATTTGTTATTTTTGTTAATGATAATTTTATTTAA
- the mntA gene encoding type VII toxin-antitoxin system MntA family adenylyltransferase antitoxin produces MDIIKKCKDILMEYEDIIFAYIFGSYVSGKMRIDSDIDIAIYLNKKMDIKTYLEIKMNLSETCKKEVDLIVLNDATPLLKYQIYKNNILLFTRDKSIETRYKVKTLFEYSDMKRYLDLSYDRTIDRLKEEVESNG; encoded by the coding sequence ATGGATATTATTAAAAAGTGTAAAGATATTTTGATGGAATATGAAGATATAATTTTTGCTTATATCTTTGGTTCATATGTTTCAGGAAAGATGAGAATAGATAGTGATATAGACATTGCAATATATTTGAATAAGAAGATGGATATAAAGACATATCTTGAAATTAAAATGAATTTATCAGAAACTTGTAAAAAAGAAGTTGATTTAATTGTATTAAACGATGCTACTCCATTATTAAAATATCAAATTTACAAAAATAATATATTGTTGTTTACTCGTGACAAATCTATAGAAACCAGATATAAAGTGAAAACCTTATTTGAATATAGTGACATGAAAAGATATTTAGATTTATCTTATGATAGAACTATAGATAGATTAAAAGAAGAGGTGGAATCTAATGGTTGA
- a CDS encoding flavodoxin family protein codes for MRKISLVSFSARKTGNCSLMADYIISKSLNYEVKYISINDLDIHECKNCNYECMSERCIYHNDDAYLYFQSTKEVNRIIWLVPMYCGNPSSLYFKLNERSQDFWMKNESYYNEFLNKLFIIGIGNIDKGNPFRQIFESMYNCSTVSSYSHILILETHKYGLNSIKDSLIANQAVKEQINKFLSL; via the coding sequence GTGAGAAAGATTAGTTTAGTATCTTTCAGTGCTCGAAAGACAGGAAATTGCTCCTTAATGGCAGATTATATTATTAGTAAATCTTTAAATTATGAAGTGAAGTATATTTCTATAAATGATTTAGATATCCATGAATGCAAGAATTGTAATTATGAGTGTATGAGTGAAAGGTGCATATACCACAATGACGATGCTTATTTGTACTTTCAATCAACAAAAGAAGTTAATAGAATTATTTGGCTCGTTCCAATGTATTGTGGAAATCCATCTTCACTTTATTTTAAATTGAATGAACGAAGCCAAGATTTTTGGATGAAAAATGAATCTTATTACAATGAATTTCTAAACAAATTATTTATTATTGGTATTGGTAATATAGATAAAGGTAATCCATTTAGGCAAATTTTTGAATCAATGTATAATTGTTCTACAGTTTCTAGCTATAGTCATATACTTATTTTAGAAACACATAAGTATGGTCTAAATTCAATAAAAGATTCTCTTATTGCCAACCAAGCAGTAAAGGAACAAATTAATAAATTTCTAAGTTTATAA
- a CDS encoding type II toxin-antitoxin system PemK/MazF family toxin → MYKQGDILLIPIPFTDLTSSKKRPVLVLSNDDYNSKTEDIIVSAITSNITSKDYSIFITNSDLLEGNLKVDSG, encoded by the coding sequence ATGTATAAGCAAGGAGATATATTACTAATTCCAATACCATTTACAGATTTGACATCCAGTAAAAAGAGACCTGTTCTTGTACTATCAAATGATGATTATAATTCTAAAACAGAGGATATAATAGTGTCTGCTATTACTTCGAATATTACATCAAAGGACTATAGCATATTTATTACTAATAGTGATTTGTTGGAAGGAAATTTAAAAGTGGATTCGGGGTAA
- a CDS encoding DUF2281 domain-containing protein, whose product MDTAKQILLKLIDEIPENQIHEVIDFIGYLKIKNERDMFKELEEASKSSMDFWNNDIDDEVWNNV is encoded by the coding sequence ATGGACACTGCTAAACAAATATTATTAAAACTTATAGATGAAATTCCAGAAAATCAAATACACGAAGTAATAGATTTTATAGGATATTTAAAAATAAAAAATGAGAGAGATATGTTTAAAGAGTTAGAAGAGGCAAGTAAAAGTAGCATGGACTTTTGGAACAATGACATAGATGACGAGGTATGGAATAATGTATAA
- a CDS encoding HNH endonuclease has protein sequence MEKRLCIFCDEKKTQNDFNKEHIIPDALGNESLIIDCVCKDCNSLLGSRIDVHLTDSFYLIGKRAKLNLKGKSGKVPYILTNATGMKTVENNRGVSLKYNKRKEQYDIRVHPKVIAEEDGRIRIIASTADEIINIANTRKIRKKGKGLSDKERLALIEEIEKNKKTNEKKENREGVAINIKLEYDLRKIELAFLKIAYELLYFISISSGDIINTEKLRNEETINKIREVLYLEMIGNEDAKDENYDNYWEVSIKTDRDMEEFINKDNVTRFEKEIEQILGNNNWHFINILNINKQKEILIIIRLLNIVTSIIVIKSIEIADGIPFSIPLIVDSTSKRCISLQADIITKLIPNLVVSKKRN, from the coding sequence ATGGAAAAAAGGCTTTGTATTTTTTGTGATGAAAAAAAGACGCAAAATGATTTTAATAAGGAACATATAATTCCAGATGCATTAGGTAATGAATCATTAATAATAGATTGTGTGTGTAAAGATTGTAATAGTTTGTTAGGTAGCAGAATCGATGTTCATTTAACTGATTCATTCTATTTAATAGGTAAAAGAGCAAAATTAAATTTAAAAGGTAAATCTGGAAAAGTTCCTTATATATTAACAAATGCAACTGGTATGAAAACAGTGGAGAATAATCGAGGTGTAAGTCTGAAATATAATAAAAGGAAAGAACAATATGATATTAGAGTACACCCAAAAGTAATCGCTGAAGAAGATGGTAGAATAAGAATTATAGCATCTACTGCAGATGAGATAATTAATATAGCAAACACTAGAAAAATTAGGAAAAAGGGGAAAGGATTAAGTGATAAAGAACGACTTGCATTAATTGAAGAAATTGAAAAAAACAAGAAGACTAATGAAAAGAAAGAAAATAGGGAAGGTGTAGCTATAAATATAAAACTTGAATATGATTTAAGAAAAATCGAGTTAGCTTTTTTAAAGATAGCATATGAGTTATTATATTTTATATCTATAAGTAGTGGAGATATTATTAATACAGAAAAATTAAGAAATGAAGAAACAATAAATAAAATACGAGAAGTGTTATATTTAGAAATGATTGGTAATGAAGATGCTAAAGATGAAAATTATGACAATTATTGGGAAGTTAGCATAAAGACAGATAGAGATATGGAGGAATTTATAAATAAGGATAATGTGACTAGATTTGAAAAAGAAATAGAACAGATTTTAGGAAACAATAATTGGCACTTTATAAATATATTAAATATAAATAAACAAAAAGAGATTCTTATAATAATTAGATTATTAAACATAGTAACTTCAATTATAGTTATAAAAAGTATTGAAATAGCTGATGGAATTCCTTTTTCAATACCGCTAATTGTTGATTCTACAAGTAAAAGATGTATTTCTTTACAAGCTGATATAATTACTAAACTAATTCCGAACTTAGTAGTATCTAAAAAAAGAAATTAA